In the genome of Microplitis demolitor isolate Queensland-Clemson2020A chromosome 5, iyMicDemo2.1a, whole genome shotgun sequence, the window AACCAGTACGCTTAGTTATACTCAAGTGTATAAAATGCGCACGACATCGTGCTGATAGAGCTAAACAACTCATGGGTCAGCTACCAGTATCAAGAGTCACTCCATCATCTGCATTCACACACACTGGAGTTGACTATTCTGGTCCAATTTCACTCAAAAATTAGAGACGTCGAGGTACAAAAACATACAAAGGCTGGATTTGTGTTTTTGGATGTCTTTCTACGTCAGCAGTACATCTAGAGGTAGTCAGTGACTACAGCTCTCGTGGGTTTATCGCAGCATTCCACAGATTCATTAGTCGACGAGGCATCTGCACAGCACTCTACAGCGATTGCGGAACGACGTTCAAGGGTGCTGAAAATGATCTCAACCGTCTGCTCACTCAAGGAACTCAAGAGTCAAGAGAAATACTGGATCACATCACTGTAAACAGTATTGCTTAGCCCTTCAATCAATCAATAGCTCCACACGTGGGTGAAAAATGGGAAGCTGCTGTCAAATCACTCAAACACCACCTATCTCGAACAGTGGAAAAATCTTCATTCACGTATGAAGAATTTACGACTCTTCTTACGCAGATTGAAGCTATCTTGAACTCAAGACCTTTGGAGCCTATCACTGAAGATCCAGATGACATTGATGCACTCACTCCTGGTCACTTTTTAATTGGACGAACGCTCACGTGATTCCTGAACCTTCACTCATCGATACCAACCGTTTTCGGTTGTCTAGATGGCAATTTCTACAACAGCATGTCCATTAGTTCTTAAATCATTGGTCAACAAGCTACCTGCAAAGACAGTTGGCAATCACCAAGTGGCAACGTCCAACTCATCAAATTGAAGTTGGGTCACTTGTACTGCTCACCGATGGAAGGTTTCCACCACCAAGAAGGCCTCTCGCTCGTATCATCACACTTCACCCTGGCAAAGATGGGTTGACCAGGGTTGCTACACTCAAAACAGTGAACTCGACACTAACTCGTCCAATCACTAAGCTCGCACTCCTACCAGTTAAACCAGAACCTTAAGAAGATGACGATGAATAACTCACTTGGTTCATTGGCATGCTTAACGAAAGATCACGTACTCAAGAACTCATCAATCATCAACTCTGCTGCCGATGGCGGGTGGAATGTTGCGTAATtgactatatttaaattcaaatatagttgCACTTCCGGCAGATAGAGGCAGCACCGACTGGGGCCTagtctattaatttaaacttgaaCATGCGCAGTGTGGCGCATGCGCATATGCTCTTTCCTGCCTCGTGTCGAGGAGACAGCGGCCATTATCTTTCACAAACGTACACTCAAGTAAAAATAcgtgttttatttaatcatattaCTTTGTGCTCATcttcaagtaataaattgaaataacaattaaaataaattcagcaTTCGATAagctcattaaaaatataattatttttgtaattgtgGGCACCAGAGCTCATAAATGAACTATATAAAGAACGCAAGTATTTCAGTGATCATCGACCACGTTTCTCAAGACGTTATTCAAACGAGGGACATTACAAGTGcctttttattcaataaataattatatcaagtgCTCATAAATATGGAAGACtctata includes:
- the LOC103574925 gene encoding uncharacterized protein LOC103574925, whose translation is MHSKHALWPNGHPFARLVAFIDTEYIIRVDGRLENAPNQDQSKHPAILPWNAALTKLMISDVHQRTMHGGTQLTLAFVRQKYWIIGGRQPVRLVILKCIKCARHRADRAKQLMGQLPRRRGTKTYKGWICVFGCLSTSAVHLEVVSDYSSRGFIAAFHRFISRRGICTALYSDCGTTFKGAENDLNRLLTQGTQESREILDHITVNSIA